The genomic window TTGGCAGAAATATTTTAAGCTATCCGGAACTTTAAATCGCATTTCCTCAGCCACTCTAAAAAAGTGGTCTACAGCGTTTCTACTTGTTAATATAATGGCGGTATACTGACCTAAATCTATTTTTTGATGTCTAATCTCTTTTGCAGAAACCCCTTCAACATGAATAAAAGGACGGAAATCTATTTTCACCTTTTGTTTTTCTTCTAAATCGAAGTAAGGTGAGTTTTCTATTTTAGGTTCTGGTTGAGATACTAAAATGGTTTTCACTTTCATAAGCGCAATCAGTTTTGTTCTGTTATTTTGAAGCCAAAACCTTATATAAAAATAAGTAAGGTGCGATTTCAAGTGCGCAAAGATACAAAATAAAATAAAACAAGTTGTTTTTTATTAGATTTTGATGTCTTTTAAATGAGGTTATTAGCCCTATTAAATTCACCAAAAGGAGTAGCCCGATAAAGCCGTAGATTAGCTGTGCTGTTGGCGAAAGCGTATAAAGTAAAAAGCCGTCTATAGGCAGTAAAATAAGGCCTAAAAAATTTTTGTAACTTATTTTTTGAAAAACATATTGGTCAAAGAGCTCGTCCATAGAAAAAACACTACCCAAAAGGCGTTCTAGTAGTACTTTTATTAATATAAAAACAGAAATTCCGACAGCTATTTTAAACATTAAATCAATAGAGATATTTGAGATACTATAGAAGTACTTATATATAATACAACCAAATACCGACGCTGATAGTATTAGATTTCCAAATAGAAGTGCGTCAAATTTGTCGAAAAATTTCTGATCTCGGGCATAAATATTGAGGTATTTGGAGTTTATCACTACAAAAGCAAAGTCTTTAAATCGCTTAGGTTCAATGAGTTTCGCTATGGCGATTACCACCAAGCCTATAAATAATAGGATGGTAAATAGTTCGTTTGATGGTATTGCTCTAATCACAGGTTAAAATTATTATAATTATTAATAAAACACCTAAAATATTAAGGAATTTTTAAAGAACCCGTATTTTAAAAAATGTACATTTGCTAAAAAATTGTAGGCTTTCAAAAGGATAATGATGAAGGATAGCGTTGTAATTATTCCAACATATAACGAAATAGAAAATATAGAGGCTATTATTAAGGCAGCGTTAAGTCAGTCGGAAGCAAATCATGTGCTTGTTGTTGATGATAACTCTCCGGATTTAACAGCTTTAAAGGTTAAGGAACTTCAAGATGTATTCCCTAATCGATTATTTTTGGAAGTTAGAAAAGAAAAATCGGGATTAGGCACTGCCTATATTCATGGTTTTAAATGGGCTATCGATAGAAAATATGATTATATTTTTGAAATGGATGCCGATTTTTCTCATAATCCAACAGATTTAATTAAATTATACAATGCTTGTGCGATCGAAGGAGCTGGTGTATCCATAGGGTCTCGCTATAAAACGGGTGTTAATGTTGTAAACTGGCCTATGAACCGGGTACTTATGTCGTATTTCGCATCGAAATATGTTAGCGTTATTACTGGAATGAAAATTCATGATACCACAGCCGGTTTTGTTTGTTATAAGCGAGAAGTGCTAGAAGCTATAGATTTAAATGCTATTAAGTTTATAGGTTATGCGTTTCAAATTGAAATGAAATTTAAAGCTTATTTAAAGGAATTTAAAATTATTGAAGTTCCTGTGATTTTTACTGATAGAACAAAAGGAGTTTCTAAATTAAGCGGCGGTATTATTTCCGAAGCTATTTTTGGAGTGATTACTATGAAACTAAAAAGTCTATTTAAAAAATAGGAAGATATGAAACAAAGAACGACACTTATTAAAAACGCTCATATTGTTACCGATGGAAAAACAATAAAAGGCGATATACTAATTGAAGGTAATTATATCAAGGAGATTAACGATTCAATAAGTGCCAAATCAGCAGATGTACATGTGCTTGATGCAGAAGGTAAGTATGTTTTACCTGGTGCTATAGATGATCAGGTTCATTTTAGAGAACCAGGTTTAACGCATAAAGCTAATATAGAAACAGAATCTAGAGCAGCTATAGCTGGTGGTATTACTTCGTTTATTGAAATGCCTAATACTAATCCGCAAACTACAACGGTAGAAAAACTAGAAGAAAAATTCGAAATTGCCGCAAAAACATCATACGCGAATTACTCATTTATGTTTGGTGGAACTAACGATAATTTAGAAGAAATTTTAAAGGTTGATCCAAAATCGGTGGCCGGATTAAAATTGTTTTTAGGTTCCTCTACAGGGAATATGTTAGTAGACGATCCAGCAGTTTTAGAAAATATTTTTAAAAGCACCGATATGGTAATTTCGGTACACTGTGAAGATGAAGCTACAATAAAAAAGAATTTACAAGAATATGTTGATAAATTTGGTGATGATATTCCTGTAAAATATCATCCTATTATTAGAAGTGAGGAAGCTTGCTATATCTCATCATCAAAAGCGATAGAATTAGCAAAGAAAACAGGAGCAAGATTGCATGTTTTTCATCTATCTACAGGAAAGGAAACTAGCTTGTTTAGTAATAAAATACCTTTAAAAGATAAAAAAATAACAGCCGAAGTTTGTGTACATCACCTTTGGTTTAGTGATGAAGATTACGAGAAAAAAGGAACACTAATTAAGTGGAATCCTGCCGTGAAAACTAAAGAAGATCGTGAGCAACTTTGGGAAGCCTTACTAGACGATCGTATCGATGTTATAGCAACCGACCATGCACCACATACTATAGACGAGAAAAATAACGTTTATACAAAAGCGCCATCGGGTGGGCCATTAGTGCAACATGCTATGCCTGCTATGTTAGAAATGTATCATAAAGGAAAAATTTCTATTGAAAAGGTTGTTGAAAAAATGTGTCATAATCCAGCTATTTTATTTCAAGTAGAAAAACGTGGTTATGTGAAGGAAGGCTATTTTGCCGATTTAGTTTTGGTAGATTTAAACAACCCATGGACAGTAAAAAAAGACAATATTTTATATAAATGTGGTTGGTCTCCGTTTGAAGGCGCTACATTTAAATCTAGAATAACACACACCTTTTTAAACGGATCTATGGTTTACCATAACGGTAAATTTAGCGACGTAAAAGCAGCAAAACGATTAACTTTCGATAGATGATTTTAAAGCGATTTCTAACATATTTAAGCATTATACTATTGGTAACAGCTTGTTATCAATTTAAAGAACCAAAAAAACCTAAGAATTTAATTTCTAAGGAAAACATGGTCGATATTTTAATCGATGCCAAAATAGTAGGCTCAGCAAATATGGCAAATAAACGTATTATGGAAAGCCATGGTGTGGATTTAGAAAGCTACGTATTTGAAAAACATAATATTGATAGCCTTCAATTTGCTTTAAGTAATGAGTATTATACTTTTCATATTAAGGAATACGACGAGATTTACCAAAAAGTAAAGGATAGTTTAGAAGCTTTAAAAATATTTTATAAAGACCTGGAAGAAAAGGAAGAAGCCGTGGTTAAAGAAAAACGGAAGCAAGATTCGTTACAGATGTTAACAACCTTAAAAGATTCTATTTCTAACCTAAAACTTCACGATTCTATTAAAACACGTCTGAAAAAAGAAATTTTATTAGACTCAACACTATTAGTTAAAAAGTTCAAAAAAATCTTAATAGAAAATAAATCTATAACAGACGAAGCGTTAAAAAAAGTAGAAAATGTGGATCGTGAAACACTTTCCAAGATAAAATCGAAATTAGTAAAACCTATTTCAGATAAAGACGTCCGGTCTCGCGAATAACATCATCAACAGCTTTAAATTTAAAATTTAAAGCTGTTTTTATTTTATCGCTATTGTACTGCGTATCGGTAGATAGCGTGCGTACTAAATTACTAGTTAATTGCCTACGCATACCCGTAAGTTTTGTTTTAAACCAATCTAATTGCCAACCTATATTTAGCAACCAACTTGGCGCTAGTTTTTTAGGCAGTTTTCCATTAACGGCTGTAGCTAAAGTTTCTAAAAAGCGTTTGTAAGTCCAATGTTCGGCCACCAAAACAAAACGCTCATTAGTAATATCGCTATTCATTAAAGTAGTCATGGCTCGCACCACATCATCAACCGTAACTAGAGCAATAGTTCCCGAAGTATAAAACGGAAATCCTTTTTTAGCTTTCTTAAATAAATTACCAGTACCATTGTCCCAAAAACCAGAACCTAAAATTACTCCAGGATTTACAATAACAGCATCTAAACCTTCCTGAGTACCGCGCCAAACTTCCATTTCAGCACCATATTTAGTAATAGCATAAGCACTATTATCATCCTCAGGGTTCCAAATCGTTTCTTCGCTAATAGGTTTATTATTTAATTCACTGCCTAATGTGGCAATCGAGCTCACATAGCATAGTTTTTTAATATTTTCAGATAAGCATAAGTTAACAATATTGGCAGTTCCATCAATATTTGTTCGTCGTAAAAGATGGTATTTATTCGGTTCGAAAGAAACTAATGCCGCACAATGATATACATGTGTAACACCAAAAAAAGCTTCAAGCAGCTCAGGGATATTCAAAATATCCGCCTCAACCCATTCGATAGAGGTAAAAAGCGTTTCAGAATTAGCGCCTAAAGATGCAAACACATTTTTAACCAACCGTAACTTGTGCTCACTCCTGTAAATAGCTCTAACCTTTTCCTTTTGGCTAGTTAATTTATACAGTAAATGTGCTCCAACTAAACCCGTACCACCCGTAACTAAAATCATGCAACTAAAGTAATAAATATTTAAACTATAGCGGCTGTTTTAGTATAATTTGGGCAATTTTATTTTGGCTTTTAGTGGCCAAAATAAACCGCGCTTTCCACTATATCTTTTTGGTACAACAAGTATTAGCAAATTTTAAAAAGTATGTTTAAATGCGTTAAATTAGTTTTTGTAAAAAGAGTAGAGCTGCACCAAAAAGGATGCCGCTGCAATCGCTATCGCTGTAATTACCGTCCAACAACGGCAAAGCTACACGAATAAATAAACCACTGAATTTATATTTGTCATGGTCAATCAAAGAGAGGCATCATATAAACAAACGCTGTTAGTGTGTGGTTTTTCCTCATGTCGAAATGACATTGGAACCTTAATTTTTTTATATAAGTCTGGTGTTTTCAGGCCTCACTTTATGCTTTCAATCCAAAAACGACATATTAAGTCAGGAAAACATCACATAAAAATTCTAATATTATTCTAGATTAAAAATAATTAATCCACATGGTCTTCTTCAAAATACCACCATAAACTAGAATCTATAGACGATTTCATTTTAGTAATATCGGCATGATCCTTTAAAACCACGGTAATATTTTCACTAACTCTATTTTGCCCGATACTTTCTATAATTTCAATGGTTTCAATCTCATTAAAATGTTCTAAATGTTTTTTAATTCTTGAGTCTAACGATTCATCGCTCAAAAAAATCTTGATAGCTTGCTGGTTCGGAGAATTTCTAATTTCAGATCTAAACGGTAGCATAGGCGTAAGTATTAAATTAAACATTAAGTAATTGCAAACACAATACTCTAAAGTTAATGATTTATTCAATATCTTTCAATAAAATTATTAAATTAATAGTAAATGAGTGTGATTTTAACAAAAATATTATTTAAAATAAAACAGAACATTTCGTTTAAAGATGAAATTAATACTGAAATTTCAAAATCTACAGTGGGTTGGCAATTAGATCACGCCATAAAAGTGTTTAATGCTGTAATTGAGCAAGCTATAAATTCGAATCCAGAAGATTATAAAACAAGCTTTAATTTTAAACGATCGGTGTTATTTAGATTAGGCTTCTTGCCTAGAGGAAAAGCTAGAGCTCCGAAAGCCGTTTTACCTCCTGAAACCATTTTAGAAGCCAATATAGAAGCGCAATTTCAAAAAGCTTACGCTAACCTTAAAAAAATTGAATTATTACCTGAAACTGCTTTTTTTAATCATCATATTTTTGGTGTACTGAATAAAAAACAAACACTTCGTTTTATAGAAATACATACTAACCATCATTTAAAAATTATTCGTGATATTTTAGATAAATAAAAAAAGGTTCTTTGAAAATTTTTCAAAGAACCTTTAAAACTAGAAATGGTTAGTTTTTTATTCTAATAATTTCAATTTCGCTAAATCGTGGAAGAAGAAATTCTTTTCATCATTCATAGAAACAAAAACGCCGTAAGGGAATTTATCGCCTAAAGCAACTGTTGTAACATCACAACCGTCGGTTTCCAAAGTACCTAAATTAATTTCTTTAATAAAAGCATTTGTTTTTAAATCGAAAACACAAAACGTATGCGCTTGTTGGTTAGATACAATTAAAAACGATTTGTCGGCGTATTTTGCAATAGCAATACCTTCAATATCGCGCTCAAAATATTCACCTCCAAAAGCATAAATTTCTTTGTCTCCTTTAGATGGTTCTGCGTGATATTTACGAATTCCATGCATTTCATCAGAATAATAAACCATGCCCGTTTCATTATCTACAGCAATCGCTTCTATTTCTTTTTTGCCACTAAAGGCTCCAAAGGTTCTTACTAGTTTTGAGTGTACACCTAAACTATCTGAAGTCAATAAATATTGATGTAAATAACCTTCTTTTGGTCCGTTTTTACGACCAACAATAGCATATATATCATTCGTTTTTGGCGACTTATAAAGCGCAATACCCATTGGAGCATCAAACTCAGGTGTCGTTTCATTTTCAAAAACAGGAAAACCGCCGTTGTCTAGAGGTTGCATATCGGGCACAGAATACAAACGGATGGTTTTGTTTTCTCT from Algibacter sp. L1A34 includes these protein-coding regions:
- a CDS encoding DUF4271 domain-containing protein, whose translation is MIRAIPSNELFTILLFIGLVVIAIAKLIEPKRFKDFAFVVINSKYLNIYARDQKFFDKFDALLFGNLILSASVFGCIIYKYFYSISNISIDLMFKIAVGISVFILIKVLLERLLGSVFSMDELFDQYVFQKISYKNFLGLILLPIDGFLLYTLSPTAQLIYGFIGLLLLVNLIGLITSFKRHQNLIKNNLFYFILYLCALEIAPYLFLYKVLASK
- a CDS encoding polyprenol monophosphomannose synthase, encoding MKDSVVIIPTYNEIENIEAIIKAALSQSEANHVLVVDDNSPDLTALKVKELQDVFPNRLFLEVRKEKSGLGTAYIHGFKWAIDRKYDYIFEMDADFSHNPTDLIKLYNACAIEGAGVSIGSRYKTGVNVVNWPMNRVLMSYFASKYVSVITGMKIHDTTAGFVCYKREVLEAIDLNAIKFIGYAFQIEMKFKAYLKEFKIIEVPVIFTDRTKGVSKLSGGIISEAIFGVITMKLKSLFKK
- a CDS encoding dihydroorotase produces the protein MKQRTTLIKNAHIVTDGKTIKGDILIEGNYIKEINDSISAKSADVHVLDAEGKYVLPGAIDDQVHFREPGLTHKANIETESRAAIAGGITSFIEMPNTNPQTTTVEKLEEKFEIAAKTSYANYSFMFGGTNDNLEEILKVDPKSVAGLKLFLGSSTGNMLVDDPAVLENIFKSTDMVISVHCEDEATIKKNLQEYVDKFGDDIPVKYHPIIRSEEACYISSSKAIELAKKTGARLHVFHLSTGKETSLFSNKIPLKDKKITAEVCVHHLWFSDEDYEKKGTLIKWNPAVKTKEDREQLWEALLDDRIDVIATDHAPHTIDEKNNVYTKAPSGGPLVQHAMPAMLEMYHKGKISIEKVVEKMCHNPAILFQVEKRGYVKEGYFADLVLVDLNNPWTVKKDNILYKCGWSPFEGATFKSRITHTFLNGSMVYHNGKFSDVKAAKRLTFDR
- a CDS encoding DUF4296 domain-containing protein, translating into MILKRFLTYLSIILLVTACYQFKEPKKPKNLISKENMVDILIDAKIVGSANMANKRIMESHGVDLESYVFEKHNIDSLQFALSNEYYTFHIKEYDEIYQKVKDSLEALKIFYKDLEEKEEAVVKEKRKQDSLQMLTTLKDSISNLKLHDSIKTRLKKEILLDSTLLVKKFKKILIENKSITDEALKKVENVDRETLSKIKSKLVKPISDKDVRSRE
- a CDS encoding NAD-dependent epimerase/dehydratase family protein; amino-acid sequence: MILVTGGTGLVGAHLLYKLTSQKEKVRAIYRSEHKLRLVKNVFASLGANSETLFTSIEWVEADILNIPELLEAFFGVTHVYHCAALVSFEPNKYHLLRRTNIDGTANIVNLCLSENIKKLCYVSSIATLGSELNNKPISEETIWNPEDDNSAYAITKYGAEMEVWRGTQEGLDAVIVNPGVILGSGFWDNGTGNLFKKAKKGFPFYTSGTIALVTVDDVVRAMTTLMNSDITNERFVLVAEHWTYKRFLETLATAVNGKLPKKLAPSWLLNIGWQLDWFKTKLTGMRRQLTSNLVRTLSTDTQYNSDKIKTALNFKFKAVDDVIRETGRLYLK
- a CDS encoding DUF1569 domain-containing protein, giving the protein MSVILTKILFKIKQNISFKDEINTEISKSTVGWQLDHAIKVFNAVIEQAINSNPEDYKTSFNFKRSVLFRLGFLPRGKARAPKAVLPPETILEANIEAQFQKAYANLKKIELLPETAFFNHHIFGVLNKKQTLRFIEIHTNHHLKIIRDILDK
- a CDS encoding phytase, with the translated sequence MTNYNKIIIIGSLTLLIACGTQFPEIAPDVITENTLHDTDDPAIWVNPNDASKSIIFGTDKETNGAIYAFDLDGKIIENKTIRNIKRPNNIDLEYGFKLNDSTQTDIIAFTERENKTIRLYSVPDMQPLDNGGFPVFENETTPEFDAPMGIALYKSPKTNDIYAIVGRKNGPKEGYLHQYLLTSDSLGVHSKLVRTFGAFSGKKEIEAIAVDNETGMVYYSDEMHGIRKYHAEPSKGDKEIYAFGGEYFERDIEGIAIAKYADKSFLIVSNQQAHTFCVFDLKTNAFIKEINLGTLETDGCDVTTVALGDKFPYGVFVSMNDEKNFFFHDLAKLKLLE